From Drosophila yakuba strain Tai18E2 chromosome 2L, Prin_Dyak_Tai18E2_2.1, whole genome shotgun sequence, one genomic window encodes:
- the LOC6527534 gene encoding ras suppressor protein 1 — protein MSQSCIPVSAKMSKAKKVLDEARETHNPELDLVDKGLSSFEELPGLFNMSNITRLTLSLNKISVISPGIANLLNLEILNLSNNQLTELPVSLSSMPKLRILNVSINRLGNLPRGFGAFPVLEVLDLSYNNLNEQVLPGNFFGMETLRALYLGDNDFEYIPKEVGQLKNLQILGLRDNDLLELPREVGDLVRLRELHIQNNRLQVLPPEIAQLDLLSNKSVMKMEENPWVNPIAEQYLLGISHVIDYLKTETYKIIYNRHLQAGRSGPPPPKADKSKKASRIRA, from the exons ATGAGTCAGTCTTGTATACCAGTAAGCGCAAAGATGTCGAAGGCCAAGAAGGTTTTGGATGAAGCCCGAGAAACTCACAATCCTGAGTTGGACCTGGTCGACAAGGGCCTGTCGTCCTTCGAGGAGTTGCCCGGACTGT tCAACATGTCCAACATCACGCGCCTGACCCTGTCGCTCAACAAGATCAGCGTGATCAGTCCGGGAATCGCGAACCTACTGAATCTGGAGATCCTGAACCTCTCGAACAACCAACTGACCGAACTGCCCGTTTCGTTGTCGTCCATGCCAAAGCTGCGCATCCTGAATGTGTCCATCAATCGGCTGGGTAATCTTCCTCGTGGCTTTGGAGCCTTTCCGGTGCTGGAAGTGCTGGACCTGTCATACAACAATCTGAACGAACAGGTCCTGCCTGGTAATTTCTTTGGAATGGAGACACTGCGTGCCTTGTATCTGGGCGACAATGACTTCGAGTACATACCCAAGGAGGTGGGTCAGCTGAAGAATCTGCAGATTCTCGGACTGCGCGACAACGATCTTCTGGAACTGCCCCGTGAGGTTGGCGACTTGGTGCGACTGCGGGAGCTACACATTCAAAACAATAGGCTGCAGGTGCTGCCCCCGGAGATCGCCCAACTGGACCTCCTGAGCAACAAGTCGGTCATGAAGATGGAGGAGAATCCCTGGGTCAATCCCATTGCCGAGCAATATCTGCTGGGCATTAGCCACGTTATTGACTACCTCAAAACGGAGACCTATAAAAT CATCTACAACCGCCACCTACAGGCAGGACGCAGTGGACCGCCGCCACCTAAAGCTGACAAGAGCAAGAAGGCTTCTCGAATTCGCGCATAG